Sequence from the Aromatoleum petrolei genome:
CCGGGGACATGGGTGCGCTGGTCCGTCCCGGTGAGGTTGAACAGGCTGTTGCGCGTCACACGATGCGGGTTGTGGCAATCGGTGCACTCTGCGTGGCGATTGTTGACGTCGATCTGGCCGAGCGTCGGGCGATCCTCGGTGAAGTTGCGGTCCTTGATGTCGTGCGTCTCGACGCCGGATTTCTGTTCGGCGGTGGTGATCGGCATGTGCCGCAGCAGGCTGAAGTCGGATTTGATGTTGGGGACGGTGCCGGTGGCAGTGTCGACGATGCTCTCGCCCGCGGTCGTGTGGCACTGATAGCAGGTTTCCTCGATGGCGGAGACGGTGTTGGGCGTGGCGGTCGAGCCCGTCCTGAAACTGCCGACGCCGGTGCCGCCGGTGGCGCCGCTCACGCCTTCGCGCAGCAGGCGGCGCGTGCCCTGCACGGCGTGGGTGTCGTGACAGTTGAGGCAGGCGGCCTGCCAGACCTGCGTCGTCGTCGGGAATTCGCGGCGGTTCGCGGCGTCGGTCTTGTATTGCTCGTCGGCGATGGTTTGCGACGCGTGGGAGGACTGCGACCACGCGGTGCCGAGCTTGTCGTGGCAGCCGAGGCAGATCTGGTCGGACGCGGAATTGAATGCGCCGCCGGACGGGTTGGACGTCTGGAAGCGGTTCAGGCGCAGGAACTTCGATACGTCGAGATGCGGGTCGTGACAGGTCGTGCATTGCACCTGGCCCGCTCCCGCGGTGCCGGTCGGTTGCAGCGGCAGCAAGGGTCTGGAGCCGGGGCCGCGGATGCCGATCACGGTGCCGCTGCCGGGGGGGTGGCGCTGCTGCGCGTCCATGCGGCGCAGTTCGCCGTCGGTGCTTGCCAGCGTGTCGTTGAAGGTGAACGAGATCGGGTGGTCGTTGCGCAGGTCGATGCCGAGATTGCGCGTGAAGCCCGAGGTTGCGCCTTGCGGGCCGGCGGGCATCTTGCCAGCGTCGGTGCCGCTCATCGTCACCGATACGTTCGCCTTGCCGCCTAGCACGCCGACCGTGCCGATCGCCATCGTGCCGTCGTGGCAGGAAAGGCACAGCTTGGAGCTTCCGCCCGGCTGTGACAGCGCACCGAAGATCGTCTGTGCGTCGAGCGAGTTCGAGGTGTAGGGCGTGTAGGTCGCGCTGGATAGTTCGCGGTTCCATAGTGGCGCCGGCGCGCTGGCGTTGGCCGCGTGCGGCGTGTGGCAGAACACGCAGATCTGGCTTTCCGCGGTGGCCTTCACCGTGCCGGAGCCGGAGGAGGAAAGGTTGTGCTTGGTATTGGCGATTTTCGACTGCTGCGCCGATGCGGGGGCGATGCAAATGACGGCGAGCAGGGCGAACACCGCTCGACCCAGCCTGCGGGTCCAGCGACGGGTATCGACGAGCCCGTGCGGGGGGGGGGCGGCGTGGGTGGTCCGGGCCGCGGCGGTCGCGGAGCTTCGGCGGCCCCGCAGTGGAGGGACGCCGATGGAAGGGCCATCGTCGATGGACTCGTTCATCGTCTGTCTGGTGTGCGTTGACGGTTGGGACGCCCGCACGCCACCCAGCGCGGGGCCGAATCGACCGGCCCCATGTCGACGCCGAATCGGGTTTGCAAGTTCCGCCAGCCCGGTGGGTGAGGACGGACAGTCACGCTTGCTTGCGCAAGGCTCGTTGTTTTTTTCCGATTATCGGGTACGTCCCGGCGAATGCAAAGTGCCGAAACGCATGGGTACGTCAGCGCCCTGGCCGAGCGACCGCATGCGCGTGCTGGTCGCGGATTGCTGCGGATTACGTCGACGTCGAGGCGGGGGGCGTTTCCAGATAGGGGAAGTATTGCCGGTCGGCGCCCACGAGGTGCTGGGCCACGATGTCGTAGGCGAGGAACTGGAAGACTTCTGCGATCGGGAGTTCGGCGTCCAGCCGGGCGCGTTCGAACAGGTCGTTGGCCAATGCGAGCAGATGCCCATGTTCCGCCGCGTGCGCCTCTCTGTCGGGATAGCCGATGGCGGCGTGCAGTCGCTCTTCTTCGGTGAAGTGCGTGGTGATGTCCTCGACCAGGACTTCCATGGCTTCGAGGACTTCCGCGCGGGGCGCGTGCGCGATCACGGCCTGCAGGAGCCGATTGGCGTGTTTGAAGAGCTGACGGTGCTGGTGGTCGACCCGCTCGTTGCCGCTGCGGTAGCTTTCGCGCCACACCAGCTCGACGGGCGAGGAGGCGAGCCGGGTGCCATCGCTCGCGTACGCGGAGTAGGGGTCGGCGACGACGCGGTTGCGCCCCGTGTTCTTGGCCCGGTACATCGCACGGTCGGCCCGTGCAAGCCAGTGTTCGAAGCCTTCGCCGCAATGGTATTCGGCGACCCCGACGCTGATGGTGACGGGGCGTGCGCTCGACAAGTGCGCCTCCTCCACGCGGGCACACAGCTTGTGTGCGAGCTGCTTAGCCTCGCGCAGGGCGGTGTCGGGTGCGAGCACGACGAATTCCTCGCCGCCCCAGCGTGTGATGGTGTCGGCGCGCCGGATGCCGCTGCGGATGCGGCGGACGAGTTCGACGAGAACGTAGTCGCCGACGGCATGGCCGAGCTGGTCGTTGATCTCCTTGAAGTGATCGACGTCCAGCACGAGCAGGGAGACGGCGTGACCGTGGCGCTCGGCGCGCGACATTTCCAACAACGCGGCGTCCTCGAGGTGGCGCCGGTTCCATGCACCGGTCAGCCGGTCGGTGTAGGCGATGCGCTCCATCTGCTCGAGGGCATGGAGGAGCTCGGCGTGGCGTGCCTCGGCGTACTCGGCCGGATTGGGGAGGCTGCCCGTGCGTGTGCCGATCTCGGTGGCGATCATCCCCGAGGCGATGACTTCGCTATCGCCTGCGCGCAGCGGGAAGCGCGTGATGAGGAAGCGCCGTGCGCGCAGTCCCACGATCGCCTCTTCCTCGCTGTGAGTGACTTCCGTCGCGGCGCTGTTACCGATGCGCAGGGCGCGCGGTGCGCCGGCGGTGTGCAGCACGTCGTCCTCGTGCCGGCCCGGCAGCGATTCGGCGGGGAGGTTGAGGAGCTGTGCGAAGGATTCGTTGGCGTAGAGATAGGTGCCGTCGTTGCCACGAATGGCGATGAGCGCCGGTGACTGGGCAACGAGCGACTGCACGAGCGACGCGCGGGCGTCGTGAGCCGGGTTTGCCGATAAAATCAGGGTTTCGCTCATTCGACCAGCTTCCGAGTGCGTGATTAATAACCGCACTCCGGGCAATGGCTTGCGATCGTCGGCATTCTAGCGGGATCGGAGCCGGGTTGGCGTGATTCAGATCACGTGTTTTCCGGCGGTGGCGGCACGCGACGGCAGGGGCAAAGCGCGGTATAGTCCGCTCCGTTCGAATTCACCTCAATTGCCCGTTTCTATGCGTATTTCGTCCGATTGCGCGCATGCACTCGACATGATTTCGCGACCGACGCAGCGGAACGGCGATCTGCGTCAAGGGGGGGGCGGTGCCCGGCCCTGAGGCGATGCGTCGCATGGACCGCTGGCTCGGTGTGCCGTTGTGCGCCGCGCTGTCGGGAATGCGCAGGGCGACGCGCGCGTTGCGGCCGGTGCCGGAGAAGGAGCAGGCCGTGCGCCGCGTGCTCTTCGTGCAATTGGCCGAGTCGGGCAGCATGGTCCTTGCTGATCCGGCAATGCGTGCGCTGACGGCGCGCAGCGGTGCGCAGGCGTATTGCCTGACCTTCGCGCACAATCGCGACAGCCTCGCGATCGCCGGCACGGTGCCGCCCGAGCGCGTGTTCGTGATCCGTACGGGTTCGCTGCGCATGCTGGCGGCGGATGCCTGGCGTTTCCTGCGCGACGTGCGCCGGGCGGGCATCGACGCGCTGGTCGACCTCGAACTGTTCTCGCGCCTGACGGCGGCCCTGTGCCTGCTGACCGGGGTGCGCCGACGTGCGGGGTTCCACCGTTTCGAAGGAGTGGGGCTGTATCGCGGCGACTTGTACACGCACCCGCTGGCCTTTAACCCGCAACTGCACATGGCGCAGAACTACCTGATGCTGGTGGAGGCCTTGTTTGCCGAGGACGTGCCCCCCGCGCCGCGTGTGCCGGCAGCAATGCTGGTGCCGCGGGTGCGCCGGCGCGAGTTGGGCGCGGACGAACTGGCGCCGGTGCGCGACAAGCTGGCCCGGCTGGTGCGCGGTCCGGTGGGTGGCGAGCGTTTGGTGTTCGTGAATGCGAACGCAAGCGCGATGCTGCCGCAGCGGCGCTGGCCGCAGGGGCACTTCGTAGCGCTGGTGCGCGCGCTGCTCGCGCGCCATGCGGACGTGCGCGTGCTGTTGATCGGCGCTGAGGACGACCGGGCGACGACGGCGGCAATCGCGGCCGAGGTAGGCGAACGCCGCTGCGTGGATATCGCGGGGCAGTTCGCCCTCGGCGAGTTGCCGGCGCTCTTCACGCTTGGTGCCGCGCTCGTCAGCAACGACTCGGGGCCGGCGCACTTCGCTGCGGTCACGGCCCTGCCCGTGATCGCCCTGTTCGGCCCCGAGACGCCGGTGCTGTTCCGGCCGCTCGGCGAGGTGACCGTGATCAGTGCCGGCCTCGCCTGCTCGCCGTGCGTGAATGCCGGCAATCAGCGGCGCACGCGCTGCACCGATAATCAGTGCATGCAGCGGATTTCCGTCGCGGAGGTGTTCGGCGCGCTGTGCCGCGTGCTCGATGCGCGTGCCGCGCGCCCGGCGCACAGCGACCATCTGGCAGAGGTCGGGGCGTGATTCCGCGTCGGCGCATTCGGCTGGAATGGGCGGACCTGGCGGACGCCTTGCGCACGCCGTGGGTGTCGGCGGATGCGGCGGCGGATCAGGTGTCGGCATTCGAACGCGCCTTCGCCGACGCGATCGGCGCGCCGCATGCCATTGCGACTGCGAGCGGCCGCGATGCGCTCGGGCTGATCCTGGATGGTCTCGGGCTCGGCGAGGGCGACGAGTTAGTGATTCCCGCCTACACATTGGGCGAACTGGTGCCGCTGATTCGTGCGCGCGGGATCGTGCCGGTGCCCGCGGACGTGGATCCGGCGAGCTTCAACATGACCGTGGCGAGTGTGGCGGCGCGTATCGGACCGCGCACGCGCGCGATCTTCGTCGTGCACCTGCTCGGTGCGCCGTGCGACATCCGCGGCATCTGCGCCCTGGCCGATGCGCACGGGCTTGCGGTGGTCGAGGATTGCGCCCATGCGTTCGGTGCGTCGATCGATGGCCGACCGGCCGGGAGCTTCGGCAGCGCGGCGCTGTTCAGCCTGGAGGCGACGAAGGCGGTGGCGGCGTTCGGCGGCGGCGTCTTGGTGACTGCGGACGCAGCGCTGGCGGCGGCGGCCCGGGCGCGCCTGGCCGGTCGCGAACGACGCGAATGGCTGCCGGTGCGCAAGATGCTGCTCAAGTTTGCCGAAGAGATTGCGGTGCGCAGCCCCGCCTATGCGATTGCGGCGCGCCTGATGTTTTCCGCGCGTAGCGCCGGCGGGTTCGACCGGCTCTACCGCCAAGCGCATGACCGGGTGCGCGGCAAGCCCCTCGCGTTCAGCGCTTTCCAGGCGAGGCTGGGGCTGCGCAAGCTGGCGCGGGTGACAGCGCGGCAGAAGCGGCTCAACGCGCAGTGGGAGGCCCTTGCGCGCGATCTGCCGGCGCGCTTCGTCGCCCAGCGGCGCAGCGATTTTGGCCGGCCGGCGTTCTACAATTTTGTTGCGCGCTTCGACGGCGATATCGGCGCCCTGCGCGCTGCGGCGCAACGGCACGGTCTGGACCTCGGCATTGGTGGCGAGGTGATGGACGATACCGCGGCGATGCTCGGTTTCGCGGACTGTCCCGGAGCGGCGGGGGCCGCCGCGCAGGCGGTCCTGCTTCCGCTTTACGATGGATTGTCGGAGGCGCGGCTGCGGCGCACTGTCGCCGTTCTCCGGCGAATTGCGGAGGAACTCGCATGAGCGGCACGGAGCATCCGGTCGTCGTGCTGCGCATTGATCGCGAGGCGGGGCGTCACACGGGGCATCCGCGTCACCTGCATCCTGCGCTCGACCTGATGTACGTGCAGGCGGGCCTCGAGCAGGCGCTGCAGGTTGCGGTACCGTTGCTCGACGGCTGGCTGGGGCAATTCCGCGTCGAATCCTTCATTGCGCGCGTGCTGGCGCTGAAGCCGCGGGTCGCGGTAATCCGCGCCGTGACGTGGTGCCTGGAGGAGTCCGTGCGCGTGGCGGCGGCGCTGCGCGCGGCTGGCGTCGTCACGATCGCGGTCGGGCAGCAGGTGCAGCACGTGGCACGGACGCGCTTCGGCGGTTGGAACGAGGCCTACGATCTCGCCGTGGCGGGCGAACCCGAGGAGCAGGCGCCGCGCTTGGCGCTGCGCGTGCTGGCGGGCGAGGACCTTGCCGGTCTGCGCGCGGAGTGCCGCCGACGCATGGACGCGGGCGAGGTCGCCCTCGTGGAGGCTCCGCACGCGCTGCCCCGTCCGCGCTTCGGACGCGATGCGCTGAAGACATATGCCTTCCCCTTTCCGGTGCGTGGGCGGCCGGCGGCGCGCTGGGGCTACGTGCTCACCGCCTGGGGCTGTCCGCGACCGTGCCGCCACTGTACCGCCATCGTGCGCAAGAGCGTCGGGCGCGACCTGCGGGTGCGCCCGGTCGGCGATGTTGTCGACGAGGTGCTTGTGCTGCAGGCCGCCGGTGCGCAGGCGATCGCTTTCGAGGATGATTCCCTGCTGGTGCATCGCGGGCGCTTCCTGCAGTTGGCCGACGAGCTGGTACGGCGTGGCGTGGGGCTCCCATGGATGGCGAATGCCCGTCCCGACGAGCTCGACGAGGAGCGGGTGGCGGCGGCAGCGGCGGCTGGAGCAGTGTTGTTGAAGGTGGGGGTGGACAGCGGTTCGGCCCGTTTGATCGAGCGCCTGGGCAAGACTGCGGATGGT
This genomic interval carries:
- a CDS encoding cytochrome c3 family protein, with amino-acid sequence MNESIDDGPSIGVPPLRGRRSSATAAARTTHAAPPPHGLVDTRRWTRRLGRAVFALLAVICIAPASAQQSKIANTKHNLSSSGSGTVKATAESQICVFCHTPHAANASAPAPLWNRELSSATYTPYTSNSLDAQTIFGALSQPGGSSKLCLSCHDGTMAIGTVGVLGGKANVSVTMSGTDAGKMPAGPQGATSGFTRNLGIDLRNDHPISFTFNDTLASTDGELRRMDAQQRHPPGSGTVIGIRGPGSRPLLPLQPTGTAGAGQVQCTTCHDPHLDVSKFLRLNRFQTSNPSGGAFNSASDQICLGCHDKLGTAWSQSSHASQTIADEQYKTDAANRREFPTTTQVWQAACLNCHDTHAVQGTRRLLREGVSGATGGTGVGSFRTGSTATPNTVSAIEETCYQCHTTAGESIVDTATGTVPNIKSDFSLLRHMPITTAEQKSGVETHDIKDRNFTEDRPTLGQIDVNNRHAECTDCHNPHRVTRNSLFNLTGTDQRTHVPGGVNGNLASGALRGTFGVEPVYGLRSFFALPNSYTEKSGDGGQGAATAVTSPWVTREYQVCLKCHSDYAYTDDNVYPSGLKRPELGAPGTPSSSTERNNYTRYTNQAREFQSPITHQGAPGSVGTDGGAGYNTNNHRSWHPVMASTGRTTSLRNNANANSWLAPWSANVGNNTMHCTDCHGNATAAGTITPTSPNPWGPHGSTNNFLLKGPYNTSTGSPDTNALCFKCHSTVYANGGGTTGFRGGGRGDLHSYHREKVGSMRCNWCHVAVPHGWKNKSFLVNLNDVGAEAGQAGSKEVATNGNASNYSEGPYYRRAKLKIVNFRQNSDWNDTDCGSAGKTGTNLIANSQGGTGNTSGTGKDWMTNTCSNPP
- a CDS encoding diguanylate cyclase, translating into MSETLILSANPAHDARASLVQSLVAQSPALIAIRGNDGTYLYANESFAQLLNLPAESLPGRHEDDVLHTAGAPRALRIGNSAATEVTHSEEEAIVGLRARRFLITRFPLRAGDSEVIASGMIATEIGTRTGSLPNPAEYAEARHAELLHALEQMERIAYTDRLTGAWNRRHLEDAALLEMSRAERHGHAVSLLVLDVDHFKEINDQLGHAVGDYVLVELVRRIRSGIRRADTITRWGGEEFVVLAPDTALREAKQLAHKLCARVEEAHLSSARPVTISVGVAEYHCGEGFEHWLARADRAMYRAKNTGRNRVVADPYSAYASDGTRLASSPVELVWRESYRSGNERVDHQHRQLFKHANRLLQAVIAHAPRAEVLEAMEVLVEDITTHFTEEERLHAAIGYPDREAHAAEHGHLLALANDLFERARLDAELPIAEVFQFLAYDIVAQHLVGADRQYFPYLETPPASTST
- a CDS encoding glycosyltransferase family 9 protein; amino-acid sequence: MDRWLGVPLCAALSGMRRATRALRPVPEKEQAVRRVLFVQLAESGSMVLADPAMRALTARSGAQAYCLTFAHNRDSLAIAGTVPPERVFVIRTGSLRMLAADAWRFLRDVRRAGIDALVDLELFSRLTAALCLLTGVRRRAGFHRFEGVGLYRGDLYTHPLAFNPQLHMAQNYLMLVEALFAEDVPPAPRVPAAMLVPRVRRRELGADELAPVRDKLARLVRGPVGGERLVFVNANASAMLPQRRWPQGHFVALVRALLARHADVRVLLIGAEDDRATTAAIAAEVGERRCVDIAGQFALGELPALFTLGAALVSNDSGPAHFAAVTALPVIALFGPETPVLFRPLGEVTVISAGLACSPCVNAGNQRRTRCTDNQCMQRISVAEVFGALCRVLDARAARPAHSDHLAEVGA
- a CDS encoding aminotransferase class I/II-fold pyridoxal phosphate-dependent enzyme, translated to MRTPWVSADAAADQVSAFERAFADAIGAPHAIATASGRDALGLILDGLGLGEGDELVIPAYTLGELVPLIRARGIVPVPADVDPASFNMTVASVAARIGPRTRAIFVVHLLGAPCDIRGICALADAHGLAVVEDCAHAFGASIDGRPAGSFGSAALFSLEATKAVAAFGGGVLVTADAALAAAARARLAGRERREWLPVRKMLLKFAEEIAVRSPAYAIAARLMFSARSAGGFDRLYRQAHDRVRGKPLAFSAFQARLGLRKLARVTARQKRLNAQWEALARDLPARFVAQRRSDFGRPAFYNFVARFDGDIGALRAAAQRHGLDLGIGGEVMDDTAAMLGFADCPGAAGAAAQAVLLPLYDGLSEARLRRTVAVLRRIAEELA
- a CDS encoding B12-binding domain-containing radical SAM protein — encoded protein: MSGTEHPVVVLRIDREAGRHTGHPRHLHPALDLMYVQAGLEQALQVAVPLLDGWLGQFRVESFIARVLALKPRVAVIRAVTWCLEESVRVAAALRAAGVVTIAVGQQVQHVARTRFGGWNEAYDLAVAGEPEEQAPRLALRVLAGEDLAGLRAECRRRMDAGEVALVEAPHALPRPRFGRDALKTYAFPFPVRGRPAARWGYVLTAWGCPRPCRHCTAIVRKSVGRDLRVRPVGDVVDEVLVLQAAGAQAIAFEDDSLLVHRGRFLQLADELVRRGVGLPWMANARPDELDEERVAAAAAAGAVLLKVGVDSGSARLIERLGKTADGAGWIAATESAFERLDRAGIGSVALFMVGMPDETEADAEATLALARRIRPDYLQMQIYRPYPDVPLWGELPQQSRTHGAEYHYLTPATSCSLIPPVALAALQRRFYRRFYLSPGFVARHLARHWRHYLSVAGLARAPGALAYLMRGA